One window of the Sulfitobacter sp. HNIBRBA3233 genome contains the following:
- a CDS encoding acyl-homoserine-lactone synthase — MPQQLPPILPTSPVDEPGIRVTTLDFTTIHQHGELFVNYLRARRETFIDHKGWDLPQVSGMEFDQYDTPLSKWVILHEYGEILAGIRLTPTTARCGQSTYMIKDAQDGLLPSIPRSVLFFEAPVNDKIWEATRLFVSQRVTAKRRGRVQTILMEQMAITARGLGCSYIIGIVPAVFHRWCKRIGMSAFPAGPVMELDGDRSQAAMMKMKQFALDVRSREMPVS, encoded by the coding sequence GTGCCACAGCAATTGCCACCGATCCTGCCCACGTCACCCGTCGACGAGCCGGGCATCCGGGTCACCACCCTCGATTTCACGACAATCCACCAACACGGCGAATTGTTCGTCAACTACCTTCGCGCCCGGCGCGAGACCTTCATCGATCATAAGGGGTGGGATCTTCCGCAGGTCTCGGGAATGGAGTTCGACCAGTACGACACGCCGCTCAGCAAGTGGGTCATCCTGCACGAGTACGGCGAGATCCTTGCCGGAATACGGTTGACCCCTACCACTGCACGTTGTGGGCAGTCGACCTATATGATCAAGGATGCGCAGGACGGCTTGCTACCCAGCATCCCGCGCAGCGTCCTGTTTTTCGAAGCGCCGGTGAATGACAAGATCTGGGAAGCAACGCGGCTTTTCGTGTCCCAGCGTGTCACCGCGAAACGCCGCGGGCGGGTTCAGACCATTCTGATGGAGCAGATGGCGATTACCGCGCGCGGGCTGGGATGCTCTTATATCATCGGGATCGTGCCGGCCGTGTTCCACCGCTGGTGCAAGCGCATCGGGATGAGCGCCTTTCCCGCCGGTCCGGTCATGGAGCTGGATGGCGACCGGTCACAGGCGGCGATGATGAAGATGAAGCAGTTCGCATTGGATGTACGGTCCCGCGAAATGCCTGTGTCCTAG
- a CDS encoding response regulator yields the protein MKILAVDDDPIILELLGQFIAAFGEHDLITAESGKDALDLLNGRNAPDFDCFMLDIQMPVMDGITLARKIRALDGHQQTPIVMLTAMSEKRYIDGAFTAGATDYVTKPFDITELRTRLGLVSQLTKERKAKTDKIFATQSLAAGGRDPNQIELHSPIPLYDVDNVIDCTAMENYVAQLSRSSLFGSTVFAFTIRKISGFHSTLSTAEFKFLIEDVAEVISDTLSGHQFLMSYAGSGTFMCITESGWRPEMTRLMDQVNLYLSRAQIVSNDGVELHPRVSAGNAIRLVWKSGDQIMNALGQAQSTAEHAADEHERLKTDFFQFGRTA from the coding sequence ATGAAAATTTTGGCGGTCGATGATGATCCCATCATCCTTGAGCTTTTGGGCCAGTTCATCGCGGCTTTCGGTGAGCATGACCTGATCACTGCGGAATCTGGAAAAGACGCGCTCGACCTTCTCAACGGAAGAAACGCACCGGATTTCGACTGCTTCATGCTCGACATCCAGATGCCGGTGATGGATGGCATAACACTTGCCAGAAAAATCAGGGCATTGGACGGACACCAGCAGACGCCGATCGTCATGCTGACAGCCATGTCCGAAAAGCGCTATATTGACGGTGCTTTCACTGCGGGTGCGACGGATTACGTCACAAAACCATTCGATATCACCGAACTCCGGACCCGTCTCGGGCTGGTTTCGCAGCTGACGAAAGAGCGCAAGGCGAAGACCGACAAGATCTTCGCGACACAGTCGCTGGCTGCAGGCGGCAGAGACCCCAACCAGATCGAACTGCACTCGCCGATTCCACTCTACGACGTGGATAATGTGATCGATTGCACCGCGATGGAAAACTACGTGGCACAGCTGTCGCGGTCGTCCCTCTTCGGCTCTACGGTCTTTGCCTTTACCATCCGCAAGATCAGCGGGTTCCACAGCACGCTCAGCACGGCCGAGTTCAAGTTCCTGATCGAAGACGTGGCGGAAGTGATCTCGGACACGCTGTCGGGGCACCAGTTCCTGATGTCATACGCCGGCAGCGGCACGTTCATGTGCATCACCGAAAGCGGCTGGCGGCCCGAGATGACGCGGCTGATGGATCAGGTAAACCTTTACCTGAGCCGTGCGCAGATTGTATCAAATGATGGAGTAGAGCTGCATCCGCGCGTCAGCGCCGGTAACGCGATCCGCCTTGTTTGGAAATCCGGAGACCAGATCATGAATGCACTCGGTCAGGCGCAATCGACGGCTGAACACGCGGCTGACGAACATGAACGGCTCAAGACTGACTTCTTCCAGTTCGGGAGAACCGCATGA
- a CDS encoding VOC family protein, translating to MAHPTLGIDHCFALVNDLEEAADQYRRLGFTLSPRGLHSEAKGSANYTIMFPRDYFELLGLLKDTPLNAPRRAMLDKMGEGLHAIACRIEDAAAGEKALAELGIAAGNLSDFERPVPLPDGSTGRAAFSTIAYEPGEVPRGIVFMCQHRTPETVWLPELQDHANGATGLAAIVAVSEDPAAEAPRFARLWRDAEVHGDDDTRVVETGKDSAPLILMTAQAFGRAYPGIDLGDTAQGAFTVLRLTSSKPDAAKELIEANGIETHKTAEGFAVAPSVASGCVVEFVSG from the coding sequence TTGGCGCACCCCACTCTCGGCATCGATCACTGTTTTGCCCTCGTGAACGACCTCGAAGAGGCCGCAGACCAGTACCGGCGCCTCGGCTTTACGCTGTCGCCACGCGGCCTGCATTCGGAAGCGAAGGGATCGGCGAATTACACCATCATGTTTCCGCGCGATTACTTCGAACTGCTGGGCCTGCTGAAGGATACCCCGCTGAACGCTCCCCGGCGCGCGATGCTGGACAAGATGGGCGAAGGGCTGCACGCCATCGCCTGCCGGATCGAGGATGCCGCCGCCGGAGAAAAGGCATTGGCCGAGCTTGGGATCGCGGCGGGCAACCTGAGTGATTTCGAGCGCCCGGTCCCCCTGCCCGATGGCAGCACGGGACGCGCCGCGTTTTCGACAATCGCCTACGAGCCCGGCGAAGTGCCCCGCGGGATCGTGTTCATGTGCCAGCACAGGACGCCCGAAACCGTCTGGCTGCCCGAGCTTCAGGACCATGCAAACGGGGCGACCGGGCTTGCGGCGATTGTTGCCGTTTCGGAGGATCCGGCAGCCGAAGCGCCACGTTTCGCGCGGCTCTGGCGGGACGCTGAAGTCCATGGTGACGACGACACCCGCGTCGTCGAGACCGGCAAGGACTCGGCGCCGCTGATCCTGATGACGGCACAAGCCTTCGGGCGCGCATATCCCGGCATCGATCTGGGCGATACAGCGCAGGGTGCCTTCACGGTGCTGCGGCTCACATCATCGAAGCCGGACGCGGCGAAAGAGCTGATCGAGGCGAATGGCATCGAGACCCACAAGACCGCTGAAGGCTTCGCCGTGGCTCCATCGGTCGCCAGCGGATGCGTTGTGGAATTTGTCAGCGGCTGA
- a CDS encoding LysR family transcriptional regulator — MDITLIKTFLEVAATGSFVAASERLFVTQSAVSLRIQRLEDSLGTPLFTRSKAGAILTSAGQEFETYAFSLIKLWEEARQQIAIPEGYSKALTLGAQYSLWPRLGFRMIDEMQRRDPALSIRSEVGMPDRLTRFLIEGVIQVALTYAPQQRPGLTVEPVMEDELVLVASWPAQDTHLEGSYVFVDWGPEFTHAHALSLPHLTDSGVTMALGALGAEYIVNRRLAAYLPARSVQRYLDAGRLHLVPEAPRFAYPVWSVWRDDLKPDIAATARASLAQVANKAEEDQDAILGSAARIGDDADVPRMGAVSHE; from the coding sequence ATGGATATCACACTGATCAAGACCTTTCTCGAAGTCGCAGCAACGGGGTCCTTCGTCGCCGCATCCGAGCGTCTCTTCGTAACGCAATCTGCGGTCAGCCTGCGGATCCAGCGACTGGAAGACAGTCTTGGAACGCCGCTTTTCACCCGGTCCAAGGCGGGGGCGATCCTAACCTCCGCTGGACAGGAATTTGAAACCTACGCCTTCAGCCTGATCAAGCTGTGGGAGGAAGCGCGCCAGCAAATCGCGATCCCCGAAGGCTACAGCAAGGCGCTGACCCTCGGTGCGCAATATTCGCTCTGGCCGCGCTTAGGTTTCCGGATGATCGACGAGATGCAACGTCGCGACCCCGCTCTCAGCATCCGCTCCGAGGTTGGCATGCCGGATCGCCTGACCCGTTTCCTGATCGAAGGGGTCATCCAGGTGGCACTGACCTACGCCCCCCAGCAAAGACCGGGCCTGACGGTCGAGCCGGTGATGGAGGACGAACTGGTCCTTGTCGCGTCCTGGCCGGCGCAGGACACCCATCTGGAAGGCAGCTATGTCTTCGTGGACTGGGGGCCCGAATTCACCCATGCCCACGCGCTCAGCCTGCCGCATCTGACCGACAGCGGTGTGACAATGGCGCTGGGGGCGCTGGGGGCGGAATACATCGTTAACCGGCGCCTCGCAGCCTACCTGCCCGCGCGTAGTGTCCAGCGGTATCTGGATGCGGGGCGCCTGCATCTGGTGCCCGAGGCGCCTCGGTTCGCCTATCCGGTCTGGTCGGTCTGGCGCGATGATCTGAAGCCAGATATCGCCGCCACCGCCCGCGCGAGCCTTGCCCAAGTTGCGAACAAGGCCGAGGAAGATCAGGATGCGATCCTCGGATCCGCGGCCAGGATCGGTGATGACGCCGATGTGCCCCGGATGGGAGCTGTTTCGCATGAGTAA
- a CDS encoding Hpt domain-containing protein translates to MNAAALELPGLDRIRARFVELLDDRRTLIAQHALAAWDAETSEDINGNLEAAKALLHQIAGTAGTVGYPQLGSAAQQCEAEIIAHLEGDYADLAVCPGEIIWRIDGFVAACEEVVAL, encoded by the coding sequence ATGAACGCCGCGGCCCTGGAACTTCCCGGGCTGGACCGGATCAGGGCACGGTTTGTCGAACTGCTCGACGACCGGCGGACCCTGATTGCGCAGCACGCGCTGGCCGCGTGGGATGCCGAGACATCCGAAGACATCAACGGCAATCTCGAGGCCGCGAAAGCGCTTCTTCACCAGATCGCGGGAACGGCAGGCACCGTCGGCTATCCGCAGCTTGGCTCAGCCGCGCAGCAATGCGAGGCGGAGATCATTGCACATCTCGAAGGCGATTATGCCGATCTGGCAGTCTGCCCCGGAGAGATCATCTGGCGCATCGACGGCTTCGTCGCCGCCTGCGAGGAAGTCGTCGCTCTCTAA
- a CDS encoding ABC transporter permease, translating to MKLPLPPLLIYALRRLLQAVPVVILIMVGTFLLLKLAPGDTVDALVGDMGGADAQFIARLRAEYGLDQPVYVQLWVYMTKLATFDFGWSFVYEQPVATVLWDRLGVTLLLMATSLSLAFTIGITLGAIAARRAYSLTDNVISTLGLVFYATPSFFLSLMMMLLFAVKLGWLPVGGIKTIAGFYTGWDHVLDVARHLVMPTAALSLIYLSFYLRLMRASVMEVAELDYVRTARAKGASEGRLMIHHIMRNALLPVVTLLGLQFSTVLGGSVVVETIFTLPGLGQLAYQSVVQRDMNTLMGIIFLCSIIVIVVNFATDLIYARLDSRIELK from the coding sequence ATGAAGCTGCCGCTCCCCCCCCTGCTGATCTACGCCCTGCGCCGCCTCTTGCAGGCGGTTCCGGTCGTGATCCTGATCATGGTGGGAACTTTCCTGCTGCTGAAACTCGCCCCCGGCGATACGGTCGATGCGCTTGTGGGCGATATGGGCGGCGCGGATGCCCAATTCATTGCCCGTCTGAGGGCGGAGTACGGCTTGGACCAGCCTGTCTACGTACAGCTCTGGGTCTACATGACCAAACTTGCGACATTCGATTTCGGCTGGTCCTTCGTCTACGAACAGCCCGTGGCGACCGTCCTGTGGGACCGGCTGGGCGTCACGCTCCTGCTGATGGCCACCTCGCTGAGCCTTGCGTTCACCATCGGGATCACGCTGGGGGCGATCGCCGCACGGCGGGCCTATTCGCTGACCGACAACGTGATCTCCACGCTGGGGCTGGTCTTTTACGCCACGCCTTCTTTCTTTCTGTCCCTGATGATGATGCTGCTTTTCGCGGTCAAGCTGGGCTGGCTGCCCGTCGGCGGGATCAAGACCATCGCGGGGTTCTACACCGGCTGGGACCATGTGCTGGATGTGGCGCGCCACCTCGTGATGCCCACGGCCGCCTTGTCGCTGATCTATCTCAGCTTCTATCTGCGCCTGATGCGGGCCTCGGTGATGGAAGTGGCCGAACTGGATTACGTCCGCACCGCCCGCGCCAAGGGCGCGAGCGAGGGGCGGCTGATGATCCACCACATCATGCGCAACGCCCTGTTGCCGGTGGTAACGCTTTTGGGCCTGCAATTTTCAACCGTGCTGGGCGGGTCCGTGGTGGTCGAGACCATCTTTACCCTGCCGGGGCTGGGACAGCTGGCCTACCAGTCGGTGGTACAGCGTGACATGAACACCCTGATGGGGATCATTTTCCTCTGCTCCATCATCGTGATTGTCGTGAATTTCGCGACCGATCTGATTTACGCCCGCCTCGACAGCAGGATTGAGTTGAAATGA
- a CDS encoding response regulator has translation MIKLLHVEDDADIREIAKLSLELSGEFDVTQCDSGPEALEFVKDNTPDIILLDMMMPGMTGKETLELMREMPHLRDTPAVFMTARAQESELDELRAMGAAAVISKPFDPMSLAEQIKAAMG, from the coding sequence ATGATTAAATTGCTTCACGTCGAAGATGACGCGGACATACGCGAAATCGCAAAGCTCTCATTGGAACTTTCAGGAGAGTTTGATGTGACGCAGTGCGACTCAGGACCGGAGGCTCTTGAGTTCGTAAAAGACAACACACCCGACATTATTCTGCTCGACATGATGATGCCAGGCATGACCGGCAAAGAGACGCTCGAGCTGATGCGCGAAATGCCCCATCTGCGTGACACTCCCGCAGTATTCATGACAGCACGCGCGCAGGAATCCGAACTGGATGAATTGCGTGCAATGGGGGCGGCAGCCGTGATCAGCAAGCCTTTCGATCCGATGTCGCTGGCCGAACAGATCAAGGCGGCAATGGGCTGA
- a CDS encoding ABC transporter substrate-binding protein, which translates to MMKTTMKRGSLLLAGVATLALGTAAQAQEEPKRGGTAVVHMISEQRTLNPALRASTGVYNISGKIVEPLIDRSYDGYEPVLATEWSGSDDGLTITVKLREGVKWHDGEDFACDDVAFTAMEMWKPLLNYSSALQSNLESVDCTDDHTAVFNYSKPMPLPLFVAAMPDLGHPMPKHLYEGTDILKNEYNTAPVGTGPFKFVEYERGQYVMAVRNEDYWREGYPYLDRIVWRFIKDKSAAAAALEAGEVHESGFIGVSMADIERLSNDDRFDVGTKGYENNVAHSTVEFNHRNEILANPKVRQAIHHALDIDYAIETIMRGFAAPGRGPVPKAGGANYTDDVTVYEYDVEKAKALLDEAGYPAGDDGIRFSLRHRPAPWGEYTQLWGEYFAQALAEVGIEVEILTNDAPGFLNGVYRDHDFDTANGWHQFRSDPAVSTMVWLRSGQPEGTPWTNQFGWKNEEIDQMIDDAASELDPEKRAEMYHEIQRKNQEILPVMFAIEHPFISVTNKKLKNHHNTPRWNSSSWYDLWLDE; encoded by the coding sequence ATGATGAAAACAACGATGAAACGCGGCAGTTTGCTGCTGGCCGGCGTGGCGACGCTCGCGCTGGGCACGGCGGCGCAGGCGCAGGAAGAACCCAAGCGCGGCGGGACCGCGGTTGTCCACATGATTTCCGAACAGCGCACGCTCAACCCGGCGCTGCGGGCATCCACCGGTGTTTACAACATTTCGGGCAAGATCGTGGAGCCGCTGATCGACCGCAGCTATGACGGCTACGAGCCCGTTCTGGCGACAGAATGGTCGGGCAGCGATGATGGCCTGACGATCACCGTGAAACTGCGCGAAGGCGTGAAATGGCACGACGGCGAGGATTTCGCCTGTGATGACGTGGCTTTCACCGCGATGGAGATGTGGAAGCCGCTGCTGAACTATTCCTCGGCGCTGCAATCCAACCTTGAGTCTGTCGATTGCACGGACGACCACACCGCGGTCTTCAACTATTCCAAGCCCATGCCGCTGCCGCTGTTCGTGGCCGCGATGCCCGATCTGGGCCATCCGATGCCAAAACACCTCTACGAGGGCACGGACATCCTGAAGAACGAATACAACACCGCGCCGGTCGGGACCGGCCCGTTCAAGTTCGTCGAATACGAGCGCGGCCAATACGTGATGGCTGTCCGCAACGAGGACTACTGGCGCGAGGGGTATCCGTACCTCGACCGGATCGTCTGGCGCTTCATCAAGGATAAATCCGCCGCTGCCGCAGCGCTCGAGGCGGGAGAGGTGCACGAAAGCGGATTCATCGGCGTGTCGATGGCCGACATCGAGCGTCTGTCCAATGACGACCGGTTCGACGTGGGCACCAAGGGGTATGAAAACAACGTCGCCCACTCCACGGTCGAATTCAATCATCGCAACGAGATCCTGGCCAATCCGAAGGTCCGGCAGGCGATCCACCACGCGCTCGACATCGACTATGCGATCGAAACCATCATGCGCGGCTTTGCGGCGCCCGGCCGTGGCCCGGTGCCAAAGGCCGGTGGGGCGAATTACACCGACGATGTGACGGTCTACGAATACGATGTCGAAAAGGCCAAAGCGCTGCTTGACGAGGCGGGCTATCCCGCCGGCGATGACGGCATCCGGTTCAGCCTGCGCCACCGCCCCGCGCCATGGGGCGAATACACCCAGCTTTGGGGCGAGTATTTCGCGCAGGCTCTTGCCGAAGTCGGTATCGAGGTGGAAATCCTGACAAATGACGCGCCGGGCTTTCTGAACGGTGTCTATCGCGACCACGATTTCGATACGGCGAACGGCTGGCACCAGTTCCGCTCCGACCCTGCCGTGTCGACCATGGTCTGGCTGCGCTCCGGCCAGCCTGAGGGCACGCCATGGACCAACCAGTTCGGGTGGAAGAACGAAGAGATCGACCAGATGATCGACGATGCCGCCTCCGAGCTGGACCCTGAGAAACGCGCCGAGATGTACCATGAGATCCAGCGCAAGAATCAGGAAATCCTGCCTGTCATGTTCGCGATCGAGCATCCCTTCATCTCGGTCACGAACAAGAAGCTCAAGAACCACCACAACACCCCGCGCTGGAATTCCTCCAGCTGGTATGATCTGTGGCTCGACGAGTGA
- a CDS encoding sensor histidine kinase, whose amino-acid sequence MLRRRNTRSPAPIVVTQNAERHPKLLNTMRDELWLLDEETLQLRFLNKAALDRSGLEEGQYRKYTLFDLLNPEKHNKLFNALRAGEDMPTESLLRLREASFEVTLQRFTPPGEKPQVLITLHDISDRIEHEQMKANFVSTVSHELRSPLTSIKGSMGLLLSNAAGELPKSARGLLEIAHRNAERLVLIINDILDLEKIAQGGMEFDYSPVDLSALAREAVEASCVYLQRFDMEVEVLGADRPLEIYTDANRIHQVLTNLLTNAAKFSKPGGKVTLALEDTDVDICISVTDSGVGIPKAEQHKIFQRFADMSNSDRSTKGGTGLGLSICKAIVESLNGTIGFRSVEGCGSTFYFSLPKQEIIEQPSGAAIEMRQAG is encoded by the coding sequence ATGCTGCGCCGTCGCAACACGCGCAGCCCGGCGCCGATCGTGGTAACCCAGAACGCAGAGCGCCATCCGAAGCTGCTGAACACCATGCGCGACGAGTTGTGGCTTCTGGATGAGGAGACGCTGCAACTGCGGTTCCTCAACAAGGCGGCACTGGATCGCTCCGGCCTGGAAGAAGGCCAGTATCGCAAGTACACTCTTTTTGATCTGCTGAACCCCGAAAAGCACAACAAGCTGTTTAATGCTTTGCGGGCGGGCGAGGACATGCCGACCGAAAGCCTTCTGCGGCTTCGCGAGGCGAGCTTTGAGGTGACGTTGCAGCGGTTCACGCCGCCGGGTGAAAAGCCGCAGGTTCTGATTACGCTTCACGATATTTCGGACCGCATCGAACACGAGCAGATGAAGGCCAATTTCGTTTCCACCGTCAGCCACGAATTGCGCTCGCCGCTGACCTCTATCAAGGGGTCCATGGGGCTGTTGCTGTCCAATGCGGCGGGCGAACTGCCCAAGTCCGCACGCGGCCTGCTGGAGATCGCGCATCGCAACGCAGAGCGCCTTGTGCTGATCATCAACGACATTCTCGATCTGGAAAAGATCGCTCAGGGCGGGATGGAGTTCGATTACAGCCCGGTCGACCTGTCCGCATTGGCGCGAGAGGCGGTTGAAGCGTCCTGCGTCTACCTCCAGCGCTTCGATATGGAGGTCGAAGTGCTGGGCGCGGACCGTCCGCTTGAGATCTATACGGATGCAAACCGGATCCACCAGGTGCTGACCAACCTGCTGACAAATGCCGCGAAGTTTTCCAAGCCGGGTGGCAAGGTCACCCTCGCGCTTGAAGACACCGACGTCGACATCTGCATCAGCGTGACAGACAGTGGCGTTGGCATCCCGAAGGCCGAACAACACAAGATCTTCCAGAGATTTGCGGACATGAGCAATTCCGACCGATCCACAAAGGGTGGCACCGGGCTGGGGCTGAGCATCTGCAAGGCCATCGTCGAAAGCCTGAACGGAACAATCGGGTTCCGCAGCGTCGAAGGCTGTGGCTCGACATTCTATTTTTCTTTGCCAAAGCAAGAAATCATTGAACAGCCCTCCGGCGCTGCGATAGAGATGCGGCAGGCAGGATAG
- a CDS encoding sensor histidine kinase encodes MMIGPNGIINPWRHPPDLDTLVTQINDYCAVGRALVVQRTLIFMAALVLQAVYISTTNAGICLVLILIAELFDFKTFRMARLMDRTDPKQVRSILRRIHFGTLLSSGVISFFAISISVMQTESNYFMPLFFLLAAAIFAAMNNHQIVSVLVIRIGIYGATFIFIPMWDLVLSGAGLSDPMWLNFFTSLFVLYFIIDCSMTALKYYRTSKRHLKQLRFENERARAALVAKTEFLSTVSHELRTPLTSIKASLDMTMAGAFGPVPEKSEAVLKIAQRNAGRLSQLINELLDLQRMEIGKMNFNFAPVEIASLLADALADNRCFADELGVKLALTPVEAGLTVNGDRMRLEQVVTNLLSNAAKFSDSGKEIHLSARKCGDNRVQIAVRDQGFGINESDRDRIFESFTQLDASDRRKVGGTGLGLNITKRLVEAHGGDIDFTRNSDGGTTFFVTLDLIEDQPKPVDTSKKNMAANSPLSPVRRAVR; translated from the coding sequence ATGATGATAGGGCCAAACGGCATCATTAACCCATGGCGGCATCCACCAGACCTCGACACTCTGGTGACGCAGATCAATGACTATTGCGCGGTCGGCCGCGCTCTTGTCGTTCAACGCACCCTGATCTTTATGGCGGCGCTGGTCCTGCAGGCCGTTTATATCAGCACAACCAACGCGGGTATCTGCCTTGTCCTGATCCTGATCGCGGAGCTCTTCGATTTCAAGACATTCCGCATGGCGCGCCTTATGGACCGCACGGACCCGAAACAGGTGCGGTCGATCCTGCGACGCATCCACTTCGGCACCCTGCTGAGTTCTGGAGTGATCAGTTTCTTCGCCATCTCGATCTCTGTCATGCAGACCGAGAGCAACTATTTCATGCCGCTGTTCTTCCTGCTGGCAGCGGCGATCTTTGCCGCGATGAACAACCACCAGATCGTGTCGGTTCTCGTGATTCGCATAGGGATCTATGGCGCGACCTTCATCTTCATCCCGATGTGGGATCTGGTCCTGTCCGGCGCGGGGCTCAGCGATCCAATGTGGCTGAACTTCTTCACCAGCCTCTTCGTGCTCTATTTCATCATCGACTGCTCGATGACGGCGCTGAAATACTACCGCACCAGCAAGCGCCATCTGAAACAGCTTCGTTTTGAGAACGAACGCGCCCGCGCGGCGCTGGTAGCCAAGACCGAGTTTCTTTCGACCGTCAGCCATGAATTGCGTACCCCGCTGACATCGATCAAGGCGTCTCTGGACATGACAATGGCCGGCGCGTTCGGCCCGGTACCCGAAAAATCCGAAGCGGTTCTGAAGATCGCGCAACGCAATGCTGGCCGCCTGAGCCAGTTGATCAACGAGCTTCTTGATCTTCAGAGAATGGAAATCGGGAAGATGAATTTCAATTTCGCCCCGGTCGAGATCGCTTCGCTGCTTGCGGACGCCCTTGCGGACAACCGCTGCTTTGCGGACGAGCTCGGCGTGAAGCTGGCCCTCACTCCGGTAGAGGCAGGCCTGACCGTCAACGGGGACCGGATGCGGCTTGAACAGGTTGTCACGAACCTCTTGTCCAACGCCGCGAAATTTTCGGACTCCGGAAAGGAAATCCACCTTTCTGCCAGGAAATGCGGGGACAACCGCGTTCAGATCGCCGTCCGCGACCAAGGCTTTGGTATCAACGAGTCGGATCGCGATCGTATTTTCGAAAGCTTCACCCAGCTTGACGCATCCGACCGCCGCAAGGTCGGTGGCACCGGGCTCGGACTGAACATCACCAAACGGCTGGTCGAAGCCCATGGCGGCGACATCGATTTCACAAGGAACTCGGACGGCGGAACCACGTTTTTCGTGACGCTCGACCTTATCGAAGATCAACCCAAACCTGTCGACACTTCAAAAAAAAACATGGCGGCCAATAGTCCACTCAGCCCCGTCCGCAGGGCAGTCCGCTGA
- a CDS encoding GntR family transcriptional regulator has protein sequence MTTAPTEDKDALARTLELDIIFGRLFPNQRLIEDELMARFGQSRHRVRRAIDTLVLSGLAVREVNKGAHVCSYSGNEISHMYELRNILEEAAIGRIKLPVSQELIDDLWKQHAQQIAAVKAQDLPEVFQLNNAFHQTIFACCGNLVLCEAIEAQARRTQPIRALNFNNSVYLDEALVEHERMIETLQTGDLDELVLLNRAHILRPMQAYLAQYGLSSTF, from the coding sequence ATGACGACTGCACCGACCGAAGACAAGGACGCCCTCGCCCGGACGCTCGAGCTTGATATCATTTTCGGTCGACTGTTTCCCAATCAACGCCTGATCGAGGACGAATTGATGGCCCGTTTCGGGCAGTCCCGCCACCGGGTCCGCCGCGCCATCGACACGCTGGTGCTCAGCGGTCTCGCGGTGCGCGAGGTCAACAAGGGCGCGCATGTCTGCAGCTACTCGGGCAACGAAATCAGCCATATGTACGAATTGCGCAACATCCTTGAGGAAGCGGCAATCGGGCGGATCAAACTGCCGGTTTCGCAAGAGCTTATCGATGATCTGTGGAAGCAGCACGCGCAACAGATCGCCGCGGTGAAGGCACAGGATCTGCCGGAGGTTTTCCAGCTGAACAATGCCTTCCACCAGACCATCTTTGCCTGCTGCGGCAACCTTGTCCTGTGCGAGGCGATCGAGGCGCAGGCGCGGCGGACACAGCCGATCCGTGCGCTGAATTTCAACAATTCGGTCTACCTCGACGAAGCACTGGTCGAGCACGAGCGGATGATCGAGACGCTCCAAACGGGCGATCTGGACGAGCTGGTGCTGCTCAACCGCGCGCATATCCTGCGCCCGATGCAGGCATACCTTGCGCAATACGGGTTGAGTTCGACGTTCTGA